A genomic region of Candidozyma auris chromosome 5, complete sequence contains the following coding sequences:
- the YAF9 gene encoding YEATS domain-containing protein YAF9, which translates to MSKRIKNVSISVPILYGNTAKHLANEKRTEKTPPDHTHEWTVFFKPALDNVDLTPLIKKVTFKLHETYENPVRSVEKPPYQVTETGWGEFEIIIKVHFHPGAELGINEKNFQIFHGLKLHPYNPRAPKRENGEVYSVLFDELVFNEPTEATFEILTRKPSNLLPYKLSDPSKRDQEYLRTDEIDELARLDVYISKVKEEIEKQRHEYKELEQQRAALLQ; encoded by the coding sequence ATGTCTAAAAGGATAAAAAATGTCTCCATTTCTGTACCTATTCTTTACGGTAATACCGCAAAACACTTGGCGAATGAGAAACGGACAGAAAAGACCCCACCTGATCACACACATGAGTGGactgtcttcttcaagccaGCCTTGGACAATGTTGACCTTACTCCACTCATTAAAAAAGTTACATTCAAACTACACGAAACTTATGAAAACCCGGTCAGATCAGTCGAGAAGCCGCCCTATCAAGTCACGGAAACGGGTTGGGGTGAGTTTGAGATCATCATAAAGGTGCACTTTCATCCTGGTGCTGAATTGGGAATCAACGAAAAAAATTTCCAGATTTTCCATGGTCTAAAACTTCATCCGTACAATCCACGTGCACcgaaaagagaaaatggaGAGGTGTACTCTGTTTTGTTTGATGAGCTCGTGTTCAACGAACCCACAGAAGCTACGTTTGAGATTCTCACAAGAAAACCCTCGAATCTCCTACCCTACAAGCTTTCAGATCCACTGAAACGTGATCAAGAGTACTTGCGAACAGATGAGATAGACGAGCTAGCGAGACTTGACGTTTACATCTCgaaagtgaaggaagaaatAGAGAAACAGCGCCACGAGTATAAAGAACTCGAGCAACAACGAGCAGCTTTGCTACAATGA